The Eubacterium ventriosum genome includes the window CTGCATCGTTGCGCCTTTGCAGCTATCTTTTTCTATCCGGCTGTTTGTAAGGCAGTGGAACCAATAAGTATCGGGGCCTTTCCGGCGCTCGGCACGTTGCCGGTGAAGGCTTCTGCCACAATCAGCACAGAACACTTTGCCTTTGAAAATGTTTGGCGTGTAGGGGCGTTTTGGAGTTGCTTTGCTTTCTTCACAGATCTGTTTTCTGTATTCCTGAACTGCATTAAACAATTCATAGCTAATGATCGGTTCATGGGTGCATTTGGCAATAATCAGATTATCTTCTCCAGCCTTGACCTGCTGATGATCTACAATCTTTGTTTTTCCTTGCACCAGATCGCCTGTATAGACTTCGCTTTCTAAAATTTTCATCACTGTACGGGTCTGCCATTTTCCGCTTCCAATCAGGCCCGGACTGGTAATCTCGCCAGTGTCCTTTTTATAATGGCTCGGTGCCGGAATCCCCATCTCATTTAGATTGCGGACAATCCGGTTCAGAGACACATGCTCATGTGCCCATTCAAAAATCTGTTTTACCACAGGGGCAGTATTTTCATCAATCAGAAGTTTATGGCAATTATCAGGGTCTTTCCTGTAACCGTAAGGTGCCCGTGCACCAATATAGTCGCCATCTTTCATAGCCTGCCGCGCTTGTGCTTTGATTTTTCGTCCAATGTCCAGAGCATAGGCTTCATTGATCATATTTTTCAAAGGCAGCATGATACCGCCATGAAGATTTCCGGAATCCTCTGTATCAAACTGATCCGTAACAGCAATGAAGCGAACATTATGAGCATGGAAATACTGTTCGATATAATAACCTGTGTCAATAGAATTTCGCCCTAATCGGGAAAGATCCTTAACAATCACACAGTTAATGTGGCCTGCTTCAATATCAGATAGCATTTGCTGAAATCCAGGGCGGTGAAAATTTGTCC containing:
- a CDS encoding recombinase family protein produces the protein MARKSRKQTAAPMPAPSLYVHVALYIRLSVEDNKKRGCSVENQKLVLNDFLSDKPDFVVYDTYIDNGATGTNFHRPGFQQMLSDIEAGHINCVIVKDLSRLGRNSIDTGYYIEQYFHAHNVRFIAVTDQFDTEDSGNLHGGIMLPLKNMINEAYALDIGRKIKAQARQAMKDGDYIGARAPYGYRKDPDNCHKLLIDENTAPVVKQIFEWAHEHVSLNRIVRNLNEMGIPAPSHYKKDTGEITSPGLIGSGKWQTRTVMKILESEVYTGDLVQGKTKIVDHQQVKAGEDNLIIAKCTHEPIISYELFNAVQEYRKQICEESKATPKRPYTPNIFKGKVFCADCGRSLHRQRAERRKGPDTYWFHCLTNSRIEKDSCKGATMQEKELISTVTAILEKELTVALGMSLPLFQLEARQKQEKDKLKIQMSAKRQEIEKTRRLIRGLYENFVQGILTNDEYFELKADYEYAINALSGEIEVFEKSMDSLDNQLARYRAMEKDAKTLAQDHVLTAELIERLIERIEIDHERNIHVTFRFKNEFQGKAVELCATM